One genomic segment of uncultured Desulfobacter sp. includes these proteins:
- a CDS encoding glycoside-pentoside-hexuronide (GPH):cation symporter — protein sequence MTGKITRHHTIRLSRADKLAYALPALPLAVIGIPVYVFLPKFYTDIIGLDISTIGILLMAVRVFDAVTDPVIGYVSDKTPGPFGRRKPYIGIGALGLALSILFLFRPMDLSGSSLTFYFGFWLFALFFFWTLITIPYESLGPELTTDYHERTSLFAFRDGFLILGTLLAAAAPVLIDTALKVLGKASNEKLRFSIMAFLFAPMIVIFSFYCIYRIRETFSHENKNATDKGFLSVFQNRPFFILITAFTISAFGSNLPATLILYYVEYVLKVPNAEGFLLIYFLTGILFLPLWIVISRKMGKKRAWIISMSINTGSFLGVFFLGPGDAFVYGVLIFLSGTGFGAGLVLPSSIQADVIDYDQLLTGQRREGRYIGLWSIAKKLSAALGIGIGLLLLGNAGYIPNMAQDESTVMMLRVLYALVPCLCNILAILIICFYPITEKKHAQIRREIENDAD from the coding sequence ATGACCGGTAAAATTACCAGACATCATACCATCAGGCTATCCCGGGCGGATAAGCTGGCTTATGCATTACCGGCCTTGCCTCTTGCCGTCATTGGGATTCCGGTCTATGTTTTTCTGCCAAAATTTTATACAGACATCATCGGCCTGGACATATCAACCATCGGCATTCTGCTGATGGCGGTGAGGGTATTCGATGCCGTGACGGATCCGGTTATCGGCTACGTCTCCGATAAGACGCCAGGTCCTTTTGGCAGGCGCAAGCCCTATATTGGAATTGGTGCCCTGGGACTTGCCCTGTCCATCCTTTTTTTATTTAGGCCCATGGATTTGTCGGGCAGCTCACTGACTTTTTATTTTGGATTCTGGCTGTTTGCCCTGTTTTTTTTCTGGACATTAATCACGATCCCATATGAGTCTCTCGGGCCGGAGTTGACCACGGATTACCATGAAAGAACGTCTCTGTTTGCATTCAGAGACGGGTTCTTGATTCTGGGAACGCTTTTGGCAGCAGCGGCCCCTGTGCTGATTGATACGGCTTTGAAAGTATTGGGAAAAGCATCAAATGAAAAACTGCGATTTTCAATCATGGCGTTTCTTTTTGCACCAATGATCGTTATCTTTTCATTCTATTGTATTTACAGAATCAGGGAAACATTTTCACATGAGAACAAAAATGCTACGGATAAAGGATTTTTGTCTGTATTTCAAAATCGACCTTTTTTCATTCTGATCACGGCTTTCACAATCAGTGCCTTTGGCAGCAACCTGCCGGCAACCTTGATACTCTATTATGTGGAGTATGTGCTCAAGGTGCCAAATGCAGAAGGATTCTTGTTAATCTATTTTTTAACCGGCATTTTATTTCTGCCCCTTTGGATTGTGATTTCCCGAAAAATGGGAAAAAAAAGGGCCTGGATTATTTCAATGAGTATTAACACAGGTTCTTTTCTGGGTGTTTTCTTTCTTGGGCCCGGGGATGCTTTTGTTTATGGCGTGCTGATTTTTCTTTCCGGGACAGGTTTTGGTGCAGGGCTTGTTCTGCCGTCCTCAATCCAGGCAGATGTCATCGACTATGACCAGCTTTTAACCGGCCAGCGGCGTGAAGGACGGTATATTGGTCTTTGGTCCATTGCCAAAAAATTATCTGCGGCACTGGGTATCGGTATCGGACTTCTTCTGCTGGGGAATGCCGGTTACATTCCTAACATGGCACAGGACGAATCCACGGTGATGATGCTCCGGGTACTTTATGCCCTGGTTCCATGCCTCTGTAATATTCTGGCCATCCTGATCATCTGCTTTTATCCCATTACGGAAAAAAAACATGCTCAAATTCGAAGAGAAATCGAAAATGACGCAGATTAA